One Salmo trutta chromosome 24, fSalTru1.1, whole genome shotgun sequence genomic region harbors:
- the LOC115160589 gene encoding LIM domain only protein 7-like, with protein sequence MIDPTSGPRLVKCEKHPLLGRDNPLDPPEPLNESLASIFPDLENDDMFARRTQAFHSNSELAVLKTQVCVNHLSGHLYASNPQLNIVTQPQTPGKDDKTVIPDIERDDFIFRKVNQPQDGRRQRPLLGAADSYNPMIIPEPWALPAKLQARLLCAPSPLTQEVEAEGGANHEERGDLDGHPKMDDMLLRKFGVVLGVGVGAVRVQGQRSYLGMSANQMGPSLPTSCSEGDLQKMVAIREASRLRYKKRMMIERLAFLNS encoded by the coding sequence ATGATCGACCCTACCTCAGGCCCCCGGCTGGTCAAATGCGAGAAGCATCCCCTTCTGGGGCGTGACAACCCCCTGGATCCTCCAGAACCGTTGAATGAGTCCCTGGCGAGCATCTTCCCTGACCTGGAGAATGACGACATGTTCGCCCGACGCACCCAGGCCTTCCACTCCAACTCGGAGCTGGCTGTGCTGAAAACCCAGGTGTGCGTAAACCACTTGTCCGGCCACCTCTACGCCTCGAACCCCCAGCTCAACATCGTCACCCAGCCGCAGACGCCGGGCAAGGATGACAAGACCGTCATCCCCGACATCGAGCGGGACGACTTCATTTTTCGGAAGGTCAACCAGCCCCAAGATGGTCGGCGGCAGAGACCACTGTTGGGTGCGGCCGACAGCTACAACCCAATGATCATCCCTGAGCCCTGGGCGCTGCCTGCCAAGCTCCAGGCGCGGCTGCTCTGCGCCCCCTCACCTTTGACCCAGGAGGTTGAAGCTGAGGGCGGGGCGAACCATGAGGAAAGAGGAGATCTTGATGGGCACCCTAAAATGGACGACATGTTGCTGAGGAAGTTTGGGGTGGTGCtcggggtgggggtgggggcagTGCGTGTCCAAGGTCAGCGGTCATATCTAGGTATGTCGGCCAATCAGATGGGTCCGTCGTTGCCCACTTCCTGTAGCGAGGGTGACCTGCAGAAGATGGTGGCGATTAGGGAGGCGAGTCGGCTGAGGTACAAGAAGAGGATGATGATCGAGAGGTTAGCCTTTCTGAACAGTTAG